A genomic region of Capra hircus breed San Clemente chromosome 19, ASM170441v1, whole genome shotgun sequence contains the following coding sequences:
- the COPS3 gene encoding COP9 signalosome complex subunit 3 isoform X2, with translation MPSVPDFETLFSQVQLFISTCNGEHIRYATDTFAGLCHQLTNALVERKQPLRGIGVLRQAIDKMQMNTNQLTSVHADLCQLCLLAKCFKPALPYLDVDMVDICKENGAYDAKHFLCYYYYGGMVYTGLKNFERALYFYEQAITTPAMAVSHIMLESYKKYILVSLILLGKVQQLPKYTSQIVGRFIKPLSNAYHELAQVYSTNNPSELRSLVTKHSEIFTRDNNMGLVKQCLSSLYKKNIQRLTKTFLTLSLQDMASRVQLSGPQEAEKYVLHMIEDGEIFASINQKDGMVSFHDNPEKYNNPAMLHNIDQEMLKCIELDERLKAMDQEITVNPQFVQKSMGSQEDDSGNKPSSYS, from the exons ATGCCCAGCGTTCCCGACTTTGAGACGCTGTTCTCCCAGGTTCAGCTCTTCATCAGCACCTGCAACGGGGAGCACATCCGCTATGCGACAGACACCT TTGCTGGGCTTTGCCATCAGCTAACAAATGCACTTGTGGAAAGAAAACAG CCTCTGCGAGGAATTGGCGTCCTCAGGCAAGCCATTGACAAGATGCAGATGAACACAAACCAGCTGACCTCTGTGCATGCCGACCTCTGCCAG CTGTGTTTGCTGGCAAAGTGCTTTAAGCCGGCCCTGCCGTACCTGGATGTGGACATGGTGGACATCTGCAAGGAGAACGGGGCCTACGACGCCAAGCACTTCCTGTGCTACTACTACTATGGCGGGATGGTCTACACCGGACTGAAGAACTTCGAGCGGGCACTCTACTTCTACGAGCAG GCCATCACCACACCTGCCATGGCCGTCAGTCACATCATGCTGGAGTCGTATAAGAAGTATATCCTGGTCTCTCTGATCCTGCTGGGCAAAGTACAGCAGCTGCCAAAATACACCTCTCAGATTGTGGGTAGATTCATTAAG CCTCTTAGCAATGCATACCACGAGTTAGCGCAAGTGTACTCCACCAACAACCCCTCGGAGCTCCGCAGCCTGGTGACCAAGCACAGCGAGATCTTCACACGCGACAACAACATGGGGCTGGTGAAGCAGTGCCTGTCCTCGCTGTATAAGAAGAACATCCAAAGACTCACCAAG ACATTTTTAACACTGTCGTTACAAGATATGGCGAGTCGCGTGCAGCTGTCCGGGCCTCAGGAGGCAGAAAAGTATGTCCTGCACATG ATAGAAGATGGTGAGATTTTTGCAAGTATTAATCAGAAGGATGGGATGGTCAGTTTCCACGATAACCCTGAAAAATACAACAACCCTGCCATGCTTCACAACATTGACCAGGAG ATGCTGAAGTGTATAGAGCTGGACGAGCGGCTGAAGGCCATGGACCAGGAGATCACAGTGAACCCCCAGTTCGTGCAGAAG aGCATGGGGTCACAGGAAGATGACTCAGGAAACAAGCCGTCCAGTTATTCCTGA